Proteins found in one Limnohabitans sp. TEGF004 genomic segment:
- a CDS encoding LysR family transcriptional regulator, whose protein sequence is MTSPRDVLTPDSLSMLHAIEKAGSFAAAARALGLVPSALTYRVRQIEDALDVLLFDRSSRQAKLTAAGHELMREGVRLLSDMDAIANRVKRVATGWESQFTIAVDGIIDRTTVMELCEAFMALNAPTRLKLRDETLTGTLEALTSGQADLALGIAGSFSESGTTSGIHSHALGPMRFVFAMAPHHPLAQAPEPLTDALIGQHRAVAVADSVQRGAGVTIGLLPGQDVFTVSNMHSKIEAQVRGLGVGFVPELMVQPLIDQGVLVVREVDRPQRVAQLSYAWRIPDGSEGERGGRALQWWLKQLKSTTTRSALLVNPRPNQPTRKV, encoded by the coding sequence ATGACCTCCCCGCGTGACGTCCTCACCCCCGATTCGCTGTCCATGCTGCACGCGATTGAAAAAGCAGGCAGCTTTGCCGCTGCCGCCCGCGCCCTAGGACTGGTGCCCAGCGCCCTCACCTACCGCGTGCGCCAAATCGAAGATGCACTCGATGTGCTGCTGTTTGATCGCAGTTCACGCCAAGCCAAGCTCACAGCCGCAGGGCACGAACTGATGCGTGAAGGCGTACGCCTGCTGTCCGACATGGACGCCATTGCCAATCGCGTCAAACGCGTGGCCACGGGTTGGGAAAGCCAGTTCACCATCGCGGTGGACGGCATCATCGATCGCACCACGGTGATGGAATTGTGCGAAGCCTTCATGGCCTTGAACGCCCCCACGCGCCTCAAGCTGCGCGACGAAACCCTCACCGGCACGCTCGAAGCATTGACGAGCGGCCAAGCAGATTTGGCACTGGGCATTGCAGGCTCGTTCAGCGAAAGCGGCACGACTTCGGGCATTCACAGCCACGCGCTGGGCCCTATGCGCTTTGTGTTTGCCATGGCGCCGCATCACCCGTTGGCACAAGCCCCAGAGCCCTTGACCGATGCGCTCATTGGCCAACACCGCGCCGTGGCCGTGGCTGATTCGGTGCAACGTGGCGCAGGCGTGACGATTGGTTTATTGCCGGGTCAAGATGTGTTCACTGTCTCCAACATGCACAGCAAAATTGAAGCGCAGGTGCGTGGCTTGGGCGTCGGATTTGTGCCTGAATTGATGGTGCAGCCCTTGATTGACCAAGGCGTGTTGGTGGTGCGCGAAGTGGACCGCCCACAACGTGTAGCCCAACTCAGTTACGCTTGGCGCATCCCCGATGGCAGCGAGGGTGAGCGCGGTGGTCGCGCTTTGCAGTGGTGGCTCAAACAACTCAAAAGCACCACCACACGTTCCGCGCTATTGGTGAACCCCCGACCCAATCAACCCACACGGAAGGTGTAG